Proteins from a genomic interval of Arachis hypogaea cultivar Tifrunner chromosome 10, arahy.Tifrunner.gnm2.J5K5, whole genome shotgun sequence:
- the LOC112715307 gene encoding copper transport protein ATX1 isoform X2 has protein sequence MANVVELKVGLHCDECIKKILKAIKKIEDIETYNVDTEMNKVTVTGNVTREEVIRVLHKIGKNAAVWEDDTQTNK, from the exons atggCAAAT GTGGTGGAGTTGAAAGTTGGTTTGCACTGTGACGAGTGCATCAAGAAGATTCTCAAGGCCATCAAGAAAATTGAAG ATATTGAAACGTATAATGTGGACACGGAGATGAACAAGGTAACTGTTACGGGGAACGTTACAAGAGAAGAAGTGATCAGAGTTCTTCACAAGATTGGGAAGAATGCTGCTGTTTGGGAAGATGATACTCAAACCAACAAGTGA
- the LOC112715308 gene encoding cation/H(+) antiporter 15-like, producing MEVNRTIMVCQNPHSYGHKDVWHLGNPLDSPTSLLFVQVSLITMLSQVIEVCLKPLGQSSLVSQILGGVIFGPSVLGQKKSLANALFPMKGAMVLETLASFGLMFFFFIVTVKMDIATMLRTEKQAIAIGLSTFFITLAIPGGLSFLLKNYVSMDKSLSEALPVIAMSQAMTVFIVVSVLLTELKILNTDIGRLAMSSAMSADIVGFSLTVLMFAIMQNKGGTIVSFLWIILSIAALVVLIIYVMRPAVIWMLRRSEGKPVDELYVVCIFIFVLIAGFLSELIGQHFVMGPILFGLAIPEGPPMGTTLITKMETICLGFFYPIYLAVSGLKTNVFKISFRSFWIVGVVVFVASIAKIVAVMLPGYYSSNMSMKECCMIGLILNARGIAELTLYNMWKGSKLLTEQEFSLMVVFILIVNAIISPLLKMLYNPSEQYHALGRCTIQHTRRDSELRVMICIHNNENIPTLMNILEASYASGESMVGVIALILIELLGRSRPLLVAHQEHETLRSEPCSSTQIDNALKQYTQQNEGYATVESFSSISNLDTMHDDVCRIALDKRAHILIVPFHKRYEIDGTVEVINRAMQIMNNRVLEKAPCSVGILIDRGILCGSSSLLVSRTTYHVAVFFIGGADDAEALAYSSRMARHEIVHVTLVRFLLFGEENSKERKRDSDLVDEYRYYNAGNRHFEVMDEVVKDGIEMSSCIRRIIDYFDLVMVGREHPESVLLQGHDQWSECPELGTIGDMLASQDFVTKASLLVVQQQRVRGRVIKNTNVNPMPPQKDQMMMVPDVVLPHDELNRASCSISVVDR from the exons ATGGAGGTGAATAGGACAATAATGGTGTGTCAAAATCCACACAGCTATGGTCACAAGGATGTTTGGCACTTAGGCAACCCTCTAGATTCTCCAACTTCTCTTCTATTTGTTCAGGTTTCTTTAATCACCATGCTATCACAAGTGATTGAGGTTTGTCTCAAGCCTTTAGGACAATCCTCCCTTGTTTCACAGATTCTT GGTGGAGTGATATTTGGGCCATCAGTATTGGGACAAAAGAAGTCACTAGCAAATGCTTTGTTCCCAATGAAAGGTGCCATGGTGCTTGAAACACTTGCATCTTTTGGCCtaatgttcttcttcttcatagtAACGGTGAAGATGGACATTGCAACAATGTTAAGGACAGAGAAACAAGCCATAGCCATTGGTCTCTCCACATTCTTCATCACATTGGCAATCCCAGGTGGATTATCATTTCTATTAAAGAACTATGTTTCTATGGACAAAAGCCTCTCAGAAGCTCTACCAGTCATAGCCATGTCACAAGCCATGACCGTCTTCATAGTGGTCTCCGTCCTCTTGACAGAGCTCAAGATCCTTAACACGGACATAGGCCGGCTAGCTATGTCCTCGGCTATGTCGGCCGACATTGTTGGCTTCTCATTGACAGTTCTAATGTTTGCAATAATGCAGAACAAGGGTGGCACCATTGTGTCCTTTCTTTGGATAATTCTGTCCATAGCTGCATTGGTAGTTCTCATCATTTATGTCATGAGGCCGGCTGTCATCTGGATGCTGAGGCGATCAGAAGGGAAGCCGGTCGACGAATTGTACGTTGTTTGTATCTTTATCTTTGTTCTGATCGCCGGATTCCTCAGCGAACTTATCGGCCAGCATTTCGTCATGGGGCCTATACTCTTCGGCTTGGCAATCCCCGAAGGGCCGCCCATGGGAACCACTTTGATAACTAAAATGGAGACTATATGTCTTGGATTCTTTTATCCAATCTACCTTGCTGTTAGTGGTTTGAAAACTAATGTGTTCAAGATCAGCTTCCGGTCCTTTTGGATTGTTGGTGTTGTAGTTTTTGTGGCTTCCATTGCAAAGATCGTTGCTGTTATGTTGCCAGGGTATTATAGTAGTAATATGAGCATGAAAGAGTGTTGCATGATTGGGCTCATTCTGAATGCAAGAGGCATAGCAGAACTTACCCTTTACAATATGTGGAAGGGTAGCAAG TTATTAACGGAGCAAGAGTTCTCTTTGATGGTGGTATTCATTTTGATTGTAAATGCTATCATATCACCGCTTCTAAAGATGTTATATAATCCTTCAGAACAATACCATGCCTTAGGAAGATGCACAATTCAGCACACAAGGCGAGATTCGGAGCTTCGAGTCATGATCTGCATTCACAACAACGAAAACATCCCTACACTGATGAACATTCTAGAAGCATCCTATGCAAGCGGAGAGAGCATGGTTGGAGTCATAGCATTAATCCTAATAGAACTTCTTGGAAGATCAAGGCCTCTTCTTGTTGCTCACCAAGAACATGAAACATTGAG GTCAGAACCATGCAGCTCAACTCAAATAGACAATGCATTGAAGCAATATACACAACAGAACGAAGGTTATGCAACAGTTGAGTCCTTCTCATCGATCTCAAACTTGGACACAATGCACGATGATGTCTGCAGAATAGCACTTGACAAAAGAGCTCACATTCTAATCGTGCCATTTCACAAGCGTTATGAGATAGATGGAACAGTTGAAGTGATTAACAGAGCAATGCAGATTATGAACAACCGAGTCCTCGAAAAAGCGCCATGCTCAGTTGGAATCCTCATTGACAGGGGAATCTTGTGCGGATCCTCATCACTCTTAGTCTCTCGGACAACATACCACGTCGCCGTGTTCTTCATCGGCGGCGCGGACGACGCGGAGGCGCTTGCTTACAGCTCAAGAATGGCCCGGCACGAGATAGTCCACGTGACGTTAGTCCGATTCCTGCTCTTCGGAGAGGAGAATTCGAAGGAGAGGAAGCGTGACAGCGACCTTGTGGATGAGTACAGATACTATAATGCAGGGAACCGCCACTTTGAAGTGATGGATGAAGTGGTTAAAGATGGGATAGAGATGAGTTCTTGTATAAGAAGGATAATTGACTATTTTGACCTTGTGATGGTTGGAAGAGAACACCCTGAATCTGTTCTGCTTCAAGGGCATGATCAATGGAGTGAGTGTCCTGAGTTAGGGACAATTGGGGACATGTTAGCTTCACAGGATTTTGTGACAAAGGCTTCGTTGCTTGTGGTGCAACAACAGAGGGTAAGAGGGAGGGTTATTAAGAACACTAATGTGAATCCTATGCCACCTCAAAAGGATCAAATGATGATGGTACCTGATGTTGTTCTTCCTCATGATGAGCTCAATAGAGCTTCTTGTTCTATTTCAGTAGTGGACAGATGA
- the LOC112715307 gene encoding copper transport protein ATX1 isoform X1, which yields MANVVELKVGLHCDECIKKILKAIKKIEADIETYNVDTEMNKVTVTGNVTREEVIRVLHKIGKNAAVWEDDTQTNK from the exons atggCAAAT GTGGTGGAGTTGAAAGTTGGTTTGCACTGTGACGAGTGCATCAAGAAGATTCTCAAGGCCATCAAGAAAATTGAAG CAGATATTGAAACGTATAATGTGGACACGGAGATGAACAAGGTAACTGTTACGGGGAACGTTACAAGAGAAGAAGTGATCAGAGTTCTTCACAAGATTGGGAAGAATGCTGCTGTTTGGGAAGATGATACTCAAACCAACAAGTGA